The Verrucomicrobiota bacterium nucleotide sequence ATAAAACTGACCGGCGCGGTCCGGTACGACATTTTATTTTACCAGGTGAACGACATCGTCGACCGGATAAACGTTTCGCCCACGCTCGGCGTTGCCAGTCCTAAAGCCGGTCTCAGCATCACGCCGGTCTCGGGGCTTGACCTCTTCGCCAATTTCGGCGAAGGATTCCGGCCGCCGGATCCCTTCTCTGAGCTGCCTTTCAACCAGCATCTCCCCGTTGCCAAAAATGAGTCCGTAGAAGCTGGGGTCCAATACAATTCGCCCAACGGCATTTGGCAGTTTCTCGGTGACGTTTTTCATACGCGTTTCTCGAACGAGATTCTGGCCGGCGCGCCGGGCACGCCATCAACGACGTTGGGACCTTCGGAACGCGATGGGTTTGATATCGAGGCACGGGTGGTGCTCTACACGCATGGCCGAGCGTTGCTCTCTGTCTTTGGTAGCTATAGCGCCGTACACGCCTACCTGCTGCCCCGCGTAGGCAGCGGTTCGAGCATACCCAATGTCCAGGATTTTCTAGGCAAGTACGGTTGCGATCTCACGCTGCCGCTGCCCTCCATTGATTCTCCCCACATTTTCAGCGTGTCGGTCTACCAAGAGATTGTCGGACCGGAGCCCTTGAACACCTTTCGCTCGGTCTCGACGAGAACGTTTTCTCGCATTACGGCAAACTTAAACTACACGAACAAGAACTTGAAGGGATTCAGTGCATTCGTGAATTTCATTGTTTACCCCGATCGCCGCGATGACGAGACGGCGTTCAATTTGGGCAGTGATACAGCTCCACTGGTTGGCGTTTCGCCCAAAGCACCCGTGAGCGTGCAGGGCGGCGTCTTCATGCCATTTTAAGCAACCATGTCGAAGGCGTTCTAATCTTTTCATCCCAACCTGGGGATCCCAACTGCGCTTTAAAAAAGCCCTTGTTCCTTTCTGTTTAGAGCTCCTATCCACCGGTCCTATGAAAATTATCGTTTTACTCTGCGTCGCTCTTTTCAGTGCGGCAGCCACCCGTTCGGCCGGCGCACATGACTTGGTTTTGCTCCCAAGCGGCAAAGACGAACTTCTGATTCGATTCGGACACCCTGGGGAGTATGAACCCGCAGACCTGCCGCGCCTTTTCACGCTGGACGCCTACGCCGGAGGTGAGGACAAAGCGATTTCGCTGCTCGAGGTTAAACCTGTCCAAATGGGGGCGGACTGGTTGATCGAGCGCCTTGGCCAGCTCACCGGGGGCAAACCTGTGATGATGGTCACGGGTCAATACGACAACGGTTACTGGACCTCGATAACATCGGAGAAATATTTCAACACGAGCCGGGCGATTTTGCCGGCCGGCAAAGATGCCGGCCACTATTTGAAGTTCGGCAAAGGGCTCTTTCCCGCTGTGGGAGAGGCCTTCAACCGCGTGGTGGGCCAGCAACTGGAAATCATCCCGCAAAGCGATCCGTTCAAGGTTAAGCCCGGCGAAAAGCTGCCGGTGAAGGTCGTCTTCGAAGGCAAGCCGCTCGCCGGCGTGGGCGTGGAGATCGGCGATGGCAAGACCAAGATGAAAGAAGAGGACATCCCGCGCTACCCGACGAATCGCGACGGCATCGCAGAACTTCCCATCAGCCGCGGGGGTTTGCAATTAATCGCGATTGACCATCAGACCGCGCCGCTCCATCCGGATCTTTGTAACCACGATGACTACAGCGCTTCGCTCGCCTTTCTGATCTCGGAATGAGGGATTGTAACTTTGGTGCGCTCGGCCTTCCGGCTGCACGACCGCCTCCTTCGCTTGCCCAACTTTCTCAACCGGCAGGGTCAGTCGTCGTAAGTATCTCATGATCAGCCGGGCCGGGCAAACGGTCTCCCC carries:
- a CDS encoding DUF4198 domain-containing protein, which translates into the protein MKIIVLLCVALFSAAATRSAGAHDLVLLPSGKDELLIRFGHPGEYEPADLPRLFTLDAYAGGEDKAISLLEVKPVQMGADWLIERLGQLTGGKPVMMVTGQYDNGYWTSITSEKYFNTSRAILPAGKDAGHYLKFGKGLFPAVGEAFNRVVGQQLEIIPQSDPFKVKPGEKLPVKVVFEGKPLAGVGVEIGDGKTKMKEEDIPRYPTNRDGIAELPISRGGLQLIAIDHQTAPLHPDLCNHDDYSASLAFLISE